One window from the genome of Deinococcota bacterium encodes:
- the hisF gene encoding imidazole glycerol phosphate synthase subunit HisF — protein MLTKRIIPCLDVQNGRVVKNVKFFENHRDMGDPVELAKLYDAQGADELVFYDITATHEGRKLILEVAARTAEACFMPLTIGGGVRTLKDFRTLLLAGADKVSVNSGAVASPEVVREAADHYGSQAVVFSIDAKRRVGGKGWEVYVSGGRKNTGLDLIAWAVKGQELGAGEIVLNSMDADGTVAGYDLEATRAVARAVDIPVVASGGAGGPQHMLEVLTRGEADAALAASIFHSGEYSVAQVKEALAQGGVHVRL, from the coding sequence GTGTTAACCAAGCGCATCATCCCCTGCTTGGACGTGCAAAACGGCCGCGTCGTCAAAAACGTCAAGTTCTTTGAAAATCACCGCGACATGGGCGACCCGGTCGAGCTCGCCAAGCTTTACGACGCGCAGGGCGCGGACGAGCTGGTCTTTTACGACATCACCGCCACTCACGAGGGCCGCAAGCTCATCCTCGAGGTCGCGGCCAGAACCGCCGAAGCGTGCTTTATGCCGCTCACCATCGGCGGCGGGGTGAGGACGCTTAAGGACTTCCGCACCCTGCTCCTGGCCGGGGCCGACAAGGTGTCGGTGAATTCCGGCGCCGTCGCTAGTCCCGAGGTGGTGAGAGAGGCCGCCGACCACTACGGCTCGCAGGCAGTGGTCTTTTCCATCGACGCCAAGCGGCGCGTGGGCGGCAAGGGCTGGGAAGTTTACGTTTCCGGAGGCCGCAAGAACACGGGACTCGACCTGATCGCTTGGGCCGTCAAAGGGCAAGAACTCGGCGCGGGTGAGATCGTCTTAAACAGCATGGACGCCGACGGCACCGTGGCGGGCTACGACCTTGAGGCGACGCGCGCGGTGGCAAGAGCGGTGGACATCCCCGTCGTCGCCTCGGGCGGGGCGGGCGGGCCACAGCACATGCTCGAGGTGCTTACCCGCGGCGAGGCCGACGCCGCCCTGGCCGCCAGCATCTTTCACAGCGGAGAGTACAGCGTCGCCCAGGTCAAGGAGGCCTTGGCACAA